In the genome of Apostichopus japonicus isolate 1M-3 chromosome 15, ASM3797524v1, whole genome shotgun sequence, one region contains:
- the LOC139981530 gene encoding neuronal acetylcholine receptor subunit alpha-3-like isoform X2, protein MSAYNPLIRPVANDSEKVVVYLGISLSQLVDIDEQNQLMVTSVWVNQEWNDSKLIWNPDEYEGITQMKIPIDQLWKPDLVLYNTADGSYDVDVINSATVMYDGTVKWKPPANFRSSCNIDIEHFPFDLQTCYMKFGSWTYDGAVMELLPFDDQVGRENYRENGEWEIKNTPVRRFEIKYPCCEETYIDIRFYFILKRNPLFYVITLVIPCILISFMTLLVFYLPSDAQEKITLSISVLLALIVFLLLIPSIVPPTSKTIPLIGKYMLFTMGAVSLSIVATVVTINLHFRNILSHTMPQWIRKVFLDILPKVLLMQRPEVLAEHKEKKLKRKLQKEAMRKYNIPYSFACMDENMPIGIKPNGRPYSKIEVAMTSSLREEIEGRDSESSHPITFRGDSSDDEDEPTSSSERHCKNIFAAIKSIVKNLEDADEADEVEEEWRYVGLVIDRLLLYIFTVVVFVGTIYIFIQPPSLWEKPGQYPEQVWEEPIIVSEDTYWDIYPTVNSSSSVTTPSA, encoded by the exons ATGTCCGCTTACAATCCCCTTATTAGACCTGTGGCGAATGATTCCGAAAAAGTAGTTGTTTATCTCGGGATATCTTTGTCTCAGTTAGTTGACATT GACGAACAAAACCAACTAATGGTCACAAGTGTTTGGGTTAACCAG GAATGGAATGACAGTAAACTTATCTGGAATCCTGATGAATATGAAGGCATCACGCAAATGAAAATACCGATTGATCAGTTGTGGAAACCAGACTTAGTCCTTTACAACAC TGCTGACGGCAGCTATGATGTAGACGTTATTAACAGTGCGACGGTAATGTACGACGGTACCGTGAAATGGAAACCGCCAGCCAATTTTCGATCATCGTGTAACATCGACATCGAACATTTTCCATTCGACTTGCAAACTTGTTACATGAAGTTTGGCTCCTGGACGTACGACGGCGCGGTGATGGAACTTTTACCATTTGATGATCAAGTCGGAAGAGAAAACTACCGTGAAAACGGAGAATGGGAGATTAAGAATACCCCGGTCCGAAGATTTGAGATTAAATATCCTTGTTGTGAAGAGACTTACATCGATATCCGATTTTATTTCATCCTGAAGCGGAACCCTCTCTTCTACGTCATCACACTAGTCATTCCGTGCATTTTAATCTCATTCATGACGCTGCTTGTCTTTTATCTCCCATCTGATGCCCAAGAGAAAATCACTCTCTCCATCTCTGTGTTACTGGCTCTCATCGTGTTCCTGTTGCTGATACCGTCTATCGTGCCACCGACATCGAAAACGATACCGTTAATCGGGAAATATATGCTCTTCACCATGGGTGCCGTCAGCCTCTCCATAGTCGCCACAGTCGTTACCATCAATTTACATTTTCGTAACATTCTCAGTCACACGATGCCGCAGTGGATCCGTAAAGTTTTCTTGGACATTTTACCCAAAGTTTTACTCATGCAGAGACCGGAAGTACTCGCGGAGCACAAAGAGAAGAAGTTGAAGAGAAAATTGCAGAAAGAGGCGATGAGAAAATACAACATTCCATACAGCTTTGCATGCATGGATGAAAATATGCCCATTGGTATTAAACCCAATGGAAGACCTTACTCTAAAATAGAGGTAGCCATGACGTCATCGTTACGTGAGGAGATTGAAGGGCGTGACTCCGAGAGTAGTCATCCAATCACCTTTCGAGGCGACTCCAGCGACGACGAGGATGAGCCTACATCATCATCAGAAAGACATTGCAAGAACATTTTTGCTGCTATTAAATCGATCGTCAAAAACTTAGAAGACGCGGACGAGGCTGACGAG GTGGAGGAAGAGTGGAGGTACGTCGGTTTAGTCATTGATCGCCTACTGTTGTATATATTCACTGTCGTTGTTTTTGTCGGAACTATTTACATCTTCATCCAACCGCCTTCTTTATGGGAGAAACCTGGCCAGTATCCAGAACAAGTCTGGGAAGAACCAATCATTGTCTCTGAGGATACTTACTGGGATATTTATCCGACAGTAAACTCGAGTTCATCGGTCACTACACCGTCAGCTTGA
- the LOC139981530 gene encoding neuronal acetylcholine receptor subunit alpha-3-like isoform X1 → MASRLAKLCFLSLVMCYLVRDIDASRSAEKLYEKTMSAYNPLIRPVANDSEKVVVYLGISLSQLVDIDEQNQLMVTSVWVNQEWNDSKLIWNPDEYEGITQMKIPIDQLWKPDLVLYNTADGSYDVDVINSATVMYDGTVKWKPPANFRSSCNIDIEHFPFDLQTCYMKFGSWTYDGAVMELLPFDDQVGRENYRENGEWEIKNTPVRRFEIKYPCCEETYIDIRFYFILKRNPLFYVITLVIPCILISFMTLLVFYLPSDAQEKITLSISVLLALIVFLLLIPSIVPPTSKTIPLIGKYMLFTMGAVSLSIVATVVTINLHFRNILSHTMPQWIRKVFLDILPKVLLMQRPEVLAEHKEKKLKRKLQKEAMRKYNIPYSFACMDENMPIGIKPNGRPYSKIEVAMTSSLREEIEGRDSESSHPITFRGDSSDDEDEPTSSSERHCKNIFAAIKSIVKNLEDADEADEVEEEWRYVGLVIDRLLLYIFTVVVFVGTIYIFIQPPSLWEKPGQYPEQVWEEPIIVSEDTYWDIYPTVNSSSSVTTPSA, encoded by the exons ATGGCGTCAAGACTGGCTAAACTATGTTTTTTGTCGTTGGTGATGTGTTATCTTGTAAGAG ATATCGACGCTTCTAGAAGTGCAGAGAAGCTATATGAGAAAACCATGTCCGCTTACAATCCCCTTATTAGACCTGTGGCGAATGATTCCGAAAAAGTAGTTGTTTATCTCGGGATATCTTTGTCTCAGTTAGTTGACATT GACGAACAAAACCAACTAATGGTCACAAGTGTTTGGGTTAACCAG GAATGGAATGACAGTAAACTTATCTGGAATCCTGATGAATATGAAGGCATCACGCAAATGAAAATACCGATTGATCAGTTGTGGAAACCAGACTTAGTCCTTTACAACAC TGCTGACGGCAGCTATGATGTAGACGTTATTAACAGTGCGACGGTAATGTACGACGGTACCGTGAAATGGAAACCGCCAGCCAATTTTCGATCATCGTGTAACATCGACATCGAACATTTTCCATTCGACTTGCAAACTTGTTACATGAAGTTTGGCTCCTGGACGTACGACGGCGCGGTGATGGAACTTTTACCATTTGATGATCAAGTCGGAAGAGAAAACTACCGTGAAAACGGAGAATGGGAGATTAAGAATACCCCGGTCCGAAGATTTGAGATTAAATATCCTTGTTGTGAAGAGACTTACATCGATATCCGATTTTATTTCATCCTGAAGCGGAACCCTCTCTTCTACGTCATCACACTAGTCATTCCGTGCATTTTAATCTCATTCATGACGCTGCTTGTCTTTTATCTCCCATCTGATGCCCAAGAGAAAATCACTCTCTCCATCTCTGTGTTACTGGCTCTCATCGTGTTCCTGTTGCTGATACCGTCTATCGTGCCACCGACATCGAAAACGATACCGTTAATCGGGAAATATATGCTCTTCACCATGGGTGCCGTCAGCCTCTCCATAGTCGCCACAGTCGTTACCATCAATTTACATTTTCGTAACATTCTCAGTCACACGATGCCGCAGTGGATCCGTAAAGTTTTCTTGGACATTTTACCCAAAGTTTTACTCATGCAGAGACCGGAAGTACTCGCGGAGCACAAAGAGAAGAAGTTGAAGAGAAAATTGCAGAAAGAGGCGATGAGAAAATACAACATTCCATACAGCTTTGCATGCATGGATGAAAATATGCCCATTGGTATTAAACCCAATGGAAGACCTTACTCTAAAATAGAGGTAGCCATGACGTCATCGTTACGTGAGGAGATTGAAGGGCGTGACTCCGAGAGTAGTCATCCAATCACCTTTCGAGGCGACTCCAGCGACGACGAGGATGAGCCTACATCATCATCAGAAAGACATTGCAAGAACATTTTTGCTGCTATTAAATCGATCGTCAAAAACTTAGAAGACGCGGACGAGGCTGACGAG GTGGAGGAAGAGTGGAGGTACGTCGGTTTAGTCATTGATCGCCTACTGTTGTATATATTCACTGTCGTTGTTTTTGTCGGAACTATTTACATCTTCATCCAACCGCCTTCTTTATGGGAGAAACCTGGCCAGTATCCAGAACAAGTCTGGGAAGAACCAATCATTGTCTCTGAGGATACTTACTGGGATATTTATCCGACAGTAAACTCGAGTTCATCGGTCACTACACCGTCAGCTTGA